In Thauera sp. JM12B12, one DNA window encodes the following:
- a CDS encoding Crp/Fnr family transcriptional regulator translates to MSSNTAPGPAPTTETERLESRYPVLAELTAPGHARLLHSARWMRVPAGAMLFDDRQACEGFPFVVEGTVRVSKCAPSGRELPLYRVGPGETCIISSSCLLGHEDYNARGVTESDTLLMLLPKAAFDDLMAERPFRDFVFHLFAERIADLMQLIEEVAFRKLDQRLAALLLGKGRLVHTTHQQLADELGSVREIVSRLLKNFADQGLVRLAREQVEILDPAGLRKLSAEGSARS, encoded by the coding sequence ATGAGTTCGAATACCGCCCCCGGCCCCGCGCCGACGACCGAGACCGAGCGCCTGGAGAGCCGTTATCCGGTGCTCGCTGAGCTCACTGCGCCAGGGCATGCCCGTCTGCTGCACAGCGCCCGCTGGATGCGGGTGCCTGCCGGCGCGATGCTGTTCGATGACCGCCAGGCCTGCGAGGGCTTCCCCTTCGTGGTCGAGGGCACGGTGCGGGTGAGCAAGTGCGCACCGAGCGGGCGCGAGCTGCCGCTGTACCGCGTCGGCCCGGGCGAGACCTGCATCATCTCCTCGTCCTGCCTGCTCGGCCACGAGGACTACAACGCCCGCGGCGTCACCGAGTCCGACACCCTGCTGATGCTGCTACCCAAGGCGGCGTTCGACGACCTGATGGCCGAGCGCCCGTTCCGCGACTTCGTCTTCCACCTCTTCGCCGAGCGCATCGCCGACCTGATGCAGCTCATCGAGGAAGTCGCCTTCCGCAAGCTCGATCAGCGCCTGGCAGCCCTGCTGCTCGGCAAGGGCCGGCTGGTGCACACCACCCACCAGCAACTCGCCGACGAGCTCGGCAGCGTGCGCGAGATCGTCAGTCGCCTGCTGAAGAACTTTGCCGACCAGGGGCTGGTACGGCTGGCGCGCGAGCAGGTGGAGATCCTCGACCCTGCCGGACTGCGCAAGCTATCGGCCGAGGGTTCGGCGCGCAGCTGA
- the xth gene encoding exodeoxyribonuclease III, whose translation MKVATWNVNSLKVRLPQVLDWLAANKPDALCLQELKLEDKAFPVAELEAVGYHAVFIGQKTYNGVAILSPQPIDEASVVRNIPGFEDEQKRIIAATLDGVRVVCGYFPNGQAVGSDKFEYKLRWLAALTDWLHEELKSHERLVLAGDFNIAPEDRDAHPDWKDEIHVSEPERAAFRALQGLGLIDAFRLFEQPERAFSWWDYRMMAFRRNFGLRIDHLLVSPALREACRSCVVDKAPRRLERPSDHAPVVLELALGA comes from the coding sequence ATGAAGGTCGCCACCTGGAACGTCAATTCCCTGAAGGTCCGCCTGCCCCAGGTCCTCGACTGGCTGGCGGCCAACAAGCCCGACGCCCTGTGCCTGCAGGAACTCAAGCTCGAGGACAAGGCCTTCCCGGTCGCCGAGCTGGAGGCCGTCGGCTACCACGCCGTCTTCATCGGCCAGAAGACCTACAACGGCGTCGCCATCCTGAGCCCGCAACCGATCGACGAGGCCAGCGTGGTGCGCAACATCCCCGGCTTCGAGGACGAGCAGAAGCGCATCATCGCCGCCACCCTCGACGGTGTGCGCGTGGTATGCGGCTACTTTCCCAACGGCCAGGCGGTGGGCTCGGACAAGTTCGAGTACAAGCTGCGCTGGCTGGCCGCGCTGACCGACTGGCTGCACGAGGAGCTCAAGTCGCACGAACGCCTGGTGCTGGCCGGTGACTTCAACATCGCGCCGGAAGACCGCGACGCCCATCCCGACTGGAAGGACGAGATCCACGTGTCCGAGCCCGAGCGCGCCGCCTTCCGCGCGCTGCAGGGCCTCGGCCTGATCGACGCCTTCCGCCTCTTCGAGCAGCCCGAGCGCGCGTTCTCGTGGTGGGACTACCGCATGATGGCCTTCCGCCGCAACTTCGGCCTGCGCATCGACCACCTGCTGGTGTCGCCCGCGCTGCGCGAAGCCTGCCGCAGCTGCGTGGTCGACAAGGCGCCGCGCCGGCTCGAGCGGCCGTCCGATCACGCACCGGTGGTGCTGGAACTGGCGCTCGGTGCATGA